Within the Opitutaceae bacterium TAV5 genome, the region GGCCTCCTCTTCAGCAAGGCCGAAGTCGAAGCCTTCAACGAACTCGCCACCGAATCCGGCCAGCCGCTCTGGAAGCTCGACGCGTTCAAGACCGTCGAGCTTTGATCACGATCGCCTGCCGTCCGCTTACCGAACAGGCTGTGAGTGGGCGGCGCGGATGCGACCGGGCCAAGACATGACCGGGACTTGCTTTGCGTAGTGATCAGGACACGTTACAGGCATGAGTACGATGATGGAGCGAATCACCTTTAATCCTGCCCAATGCGGAGGGCGTCCTTGCATCCGGGGCATGCGCATCCGTGTGCGCGACGTGCTCGACCTGCTGGCTGCCGGGGTCGCAATCCCGGAAATTCTCGCCGACTATCCCGACCTCGAACCCGGTGACATCCAGGCGTGTCTTGAATATGCCGCCGCACAAGTCGATCACCCGGTGCTGACACTTGCCGCCGCGCGATGAGCTATCTGGTCGATGCGCAGTTGCCGCCCGCCCTTGCGCAATGGCTGCGCGAAGCCGGTTACAACGAGGCCTGCGCTGTCCGGGAGCTTGGCCTGCGTGATGCTGATGACGGTGAAATCTGGAAAGAAGCGCACGCCCGCGGCCTGACAGTCATCACCAAGGACGAGGATTTTGCGCAGAGAGCACAAACCGGTGCACCCGGTCCGCAAATCATATGGCTGCGCATCGGCAACACATCCAATGCCGCCTTGCGCGCCTGGCTGCTTCCCCGCATCCCGCAGATAGCCGCCTTGCTTGCCCAAGGCTGCCGGGTGGTCGAAGTCCGCTGATATCTGTTGATTTCAGCAAGACCGAGGTCGAAGCCTTCAACGAACTCGCCACCGAATCCGGCCAGCCGCTCTGGAAGCCCGACGCTTTCAAGACAGTCGAAATCTGAGTAGTCAACAAACGGAAGCCGCAACGAGTCGGCTGTCCCTGCATGCTTCCGTTCCTCGCCCCGGCAAAGGTTTTTCCTCACCCCCTCAACCCGACGCCAGATTTCACCCTTGACGAGCAGACTCCTCTGGAGCGCTCGGGCCACCGTTAACCGGGTCAAACCGCATTTTGCAGCGCTGGTACGTTGATTGGCCATTACGGATATTCAGTACCCTCCGGTCGTCAACGGATCGATGTATCGTGATATATTACCGGATCGTTGCATGATTTTTCCGGTACAATCAATATCCTCCGGAATACGCTGTTCTGTTCTTCCCCCGGAACATCGGGAGGTATATCCGGATCGATGAAATCGAAACCAGCGATCCCGGACAACCCGCCCATGACCATTCTGTCACCCCGCTTTCATTCCGGATTATCCGGCATCTTTCGTATCTGTTTCCCGATTACGATCGCTATCGTCGTCATCGCCTCCGGCATTCCCCTTCATGCGCGCTGGTCAATCGATCTCGATCACGACGCCCTCTCGCTCTACGAACGCGGCGATCCGGCATTCGCCACATTACAATGGACCGCGGAAGAAAACATGACGCCGTCCCGCGCGCCCGCGCCTCCCGCATTCGCGCTCTACGACCACCTCGATCGGCAAATCCGCTCGTTGCCTGTCCTTCCGTCAAAGACTGCCACCGACACCTGGACGCTTCCCGTACCGACAGACCGGCTCGGTTATTTCGAAATTCGTCCGCTCTCCACCGACGCCGCCACGATCATTCCTGCCCTCGGTTCGCGTCCCGCCGGTCGCCTCACGCTGGCCGTCGTCGAAAAAATCAATCCCGACCCGTCACACGCCTTCACCGCCTCCTTCCTCGGTATCCAGGGTACCACTCTCATCCGGCAACGCGATGGTCAGGCCTACGGCTGGGATGCTTACCCCTACCTCGGTATCCAGTCTGTCGGCCTCGGTTATCAATGGGGCCAATGGGAAGCGGATGGTCCCGGTACCTTCGAAAAAAACATCGCGCGCGACAAACAGCCCCGATGGGTCCGCGAACAGAAATTCGTTCCCTGGTTTCACTTGAACAGCATCCCCATGTGGGCGGCCGATCCGGACCGGCTTCCCGAAAAAGAACGCAAGTCCGCCAGCACCCAGCGTATACCGCCTCGCGACTGGAACCAGTGGCAGGCCTGGCTCGAAAAGCTCGTTCCGTATCTTGTCAAGAACTACGATTACCTCCCGGAGCGCGTGTACGAAGTCATGTGGGAGCCCGTTATCCCCTGGGGCTGGTACGGCACGCCTGAAGAAATTGTAAAAACATTCGAGATCGCCCACAACGTCATCCATCGCCTCGATCCTCTCGGCAAGGTCGCCGGCCCCACCCTCGCGAGCCTTGGAGACACCGGGTATTACGAAACCCTGCTCGAGGCCGGGCTCTCCCGTTACCTCGACATCGTCTCCGTCCATCCCTACAGGGGCTACCCTCCCGAAAAAAGCGCCATCCCTGACGCGTTGCAACGTATCCGCTCCGTTACGGCGAGCCGCCTCGGCCGCGAGCTTCCCGTCATCGGCACCGAATTCGGTTATCCCCAGGAAAAAACCGGCTCCGCGCTTGACCAGGGTTACGCGCTCGCCGCCTCGGTTCTCATCTTCAAGGGCGAACACGCCGCCAAACACACCCTTTTTTATCTCGCCGACTATGCCCTCGAAGCCGGTTATGGCATGAGCTACAATCTCGTTTCCGGGCTCCCCTTCGGCCCCCGCAAGATTTCCCCCAAACCCGGCGTCCCCATGATCCGCGCCGCCATTGACCAGGTCGGCAACGCAGACTCCGTCGGCAAACTCGATTATTTCGGCGCCAACATCCTCGGCTATGTTTTCAGGGATCGCGCCGACGGCACCCTGCTTGCCGCGCTCTGGGATGCCTCCGGCGCCAATCGCCGCGTGGATTTCGATGCCGGAGTCCCGCAAGCGGAACTCGTCGATGCCTTCGGCAACCGCAGCACACGCCCGACTGCCGACGGGCACCTCGAACTCCAGCTCGCCCGCAGCGCCACCTACGTCCGCGGGATCTCCCCTCAACTCTACGGCGAAGGACGCATCGCTCCCCTGCTCGACACTACAAAAATCTGGAAACTCTATCGCGGACGACCGGCAACGGAGACCTTCACCCTTACCCGCGATGCCGGCAGCGCTGAGCCGGAAACCGCCGTCGCCCGACTCACCTTCGACACCGCTGCCGATATCAACCGCGGACGCGTCCAGTCCCCCGTCTCCCTGAAAAAAAACAGCCGGGCCACGATCAGCTTCGACGTCGCCGCCACCGCTCCTCTCGGTCCTGCCGTCGGCTACGTGCGCATCCGCGAAAATGACCGCTCCGTCTATCGCGGCACGCAACGACTCGAAGTGTTGCCCGAACTCGATATCTCCCCGCTCTCCGCCGACCGTGCCGACAACGGATGGAATGTCACTGCAACCGTTCGCAATACGTCTCCCTGGCCGTGGTCCGGCATCGTCACCCTCCGCCATGAAAATGCGGCCCCTTCCACCAGGCGCCTCGCACTCGGCGCCGGCGCGATGCAGACACTGCGCTTTCCCGTCGATACCGTCGATGCCGCGCGCATCCTCCCGGCCTCTCTCCGGTTTGTATCCGACCTCGGCCCCGGCCTCGAGCAGCAAGGCTCGCTCACCTTTTTCACCCTCTCCCGGTACAACCCGGCGGAGGGCGATGTCTGGTCACGCCTGCACAAGACCCGCCTCCCCGTTACGTCTGAAACGCTCTGGAAGGCTCACCCCGATGCCTCCTATCGCGGCGCCTCCGATCTGTCGGCTGAAATCGGATACGCCTTTGACGACAACGGCCTTTACATTGAAATCGACGTTCGTGACGATGTTCACCGGCAAGAGGCCGCTCCGGGCGCGACCTGGTCGCAGGACAGCGTGCAACTTGCCTTCGACGTCGCTCCCGGACGCAACGGCAACAGCAATCTCCTCGCCGAAACCGGAGAACGCACTCGCAGCGAATGGACGCTTGCCTGGACAGCTCGCGGTCCCGAAATCTTCGCCAGCACCACACCCGGCGGTTCGCCCGTTCCCGAAAATACCGTCGTTACCGCGCCCGGCGCCCGGCTCGAAGGCGGACGCCGGGGCAATCGCACCCTGTATCGCGTCACCCTTCCCTGGACGCTGCTCGATCCCGTCTCACGCCGCGATGGCAAACGTCTGGGCATCGCCGCCGCGATCAACGACAGCGACGCCGACACTCGTCCCGAAGACAGACGCGGGCTGGAATTTTTCGGAGGGATTCTCCGCGACAAGGATCCCGCTCATTTCGGTATCGTCCGGATGGAATAACCCCCTCCCTCGTCCGCGCATGCGCTCGGTGGCACGCCATTACCGGATCCGGCGCAGCGTCTTGCCCGCCACCCATTCGCTCTCGATATAGATCCCCTTGGGAAAGGCAGGCAGACCCCGCTCGTTGCGATGAATCTGCCCGATAACGGTATCCACCGCCTCTGCGCCGATCCGCGGGCGTAGCTGGTGAATGCCTGCGCAATCGGATTTGTCGGGGCTCACATCGAGATGCACCATGCCCACTTCTCCCGGCACGCGAAACCCTGCGCGCTCGATCCAGCCGCGCACGCGATAGTTTCCGGTCACGACCACATCCGGCTTTTCCATCCGTATCCATTTCTTGAACACATCCTCGCTTTTTTCGTCGCAAATCAGCGGCTGGACGCGATCCGTCGGGGGCAGGCGCGACTGTGCGTGGAGGAAGGCCGCCACGTAACGATGACGCGTGGCGATATCGAGGTAGGGCCGCAACGCCAGCCCCGGACGACGGTATCCGAGCTTGAAAACCTCGCGCATGGCCTGCGCCGTATTTTCATAATGGTCCGATTGCACATGCGTGAGCGCGGGGCTGTCGGTATGGGTTCCCACCGACACGAGGGCGAAGCGCTCCCACTCGATCGCGTGCATGTTTTCCATCCCCAGCATTTCCGAGAAAATCAGGCCGAGGATGCCGCGGGCGCGGAGGATCTGGTTGATTCGCGTCCCCGACAATTTTTCCTCCCGGCAGGCAATTTCCGTAAGGCGATAGCCAAGCTGGCGCGCGCGTTGGGATGCTCCATGAAAAACCTCCGCCGGAGCATCCCAGGGGGTCCGCGCCAGCAGATGGCTGACGCGATGCGGTGTGATGAAGGCGAGCGCCAGCCCCGTCGAATCCGGAGTGTGCGTCTTCATCGCGCGCTGCCTCGCCATGAAGGCAGAGACCACCGGATCGGGCCGATAGCCAAGCGCTTTTGCTGCCGCCTGCACGTGCCTCGCTGTCTCCGTCGGGATTTTCGGGCTGCCACGCAGAGACAGACTGGCGGTTGCCAGCGAGACACCCGCCTCGCGGGCCACTTGACGAAGGGTAACATCGGGCATGGTGAACGCGTTTAACGACAAAGGAGTGGTGCGCAAGCCTTGGTCGGCGATTATTTGTGACGTCAGACCCAACCCACCCGTTCAACCCTGTCCGTCTCCCTTCCTTCCCCGGAAACCGCCACAACAACCCTGTATCACCAGATACGTCACCTGAAAGATGCATCCTCGCACCTCCATGAAGACACAAAAAATGAACCCGCGTCTCGCGATCGGCACCCTGATGATGAGCCTGATCGCTTTCTTCCCGACCCTTGGCAGCGCTGCCGATCTTCCTGCTCCGGTGCTCGATTTTTCGGCTGCAAACTACACCGCCGCCAAAAACGTTGACGGCCTGTGGATCGATTCGAGTGCCTCCCACAACAACGCCACCCCTGTCTCCAGCGGTAGCATCAGCCCTGCCCTCAAATCCGATGCCACTCCGCTGGGACTGCCTGCCGTCAACTTCAACTACAATGCCTATCAGGACGCCGAGAGCCTTGGCTTCCCGAAATCCCTCAAGCTCACCACTCCCCTGACCGGCCCGGCCTTTACCACCGCCCCGACCTTCACACTCACTTTTCTTGCGAACATTTCCGACTTCAGCGGCGGCCCTGCCGTGCTCTTCACAACTGATGTTCAGGGCGGTCTCACCTATCGGATCAATGTCGATGGCACTCAAACCCTGACCCGCGCCTCCACGGCGGATATCGGTACCAGCAGCAACACCTCCGTCTATACACCGGGCACATGGAGTGTGTTCACTGTCACCTTCGACAGCACCAGCGGCGCGTGTGTGTTTTATATGGATGGCACGGTTGTTGGCACCAGCACGCCAAACATAGGTAACCGGACATTCGCAACGCCGACAAACACCCAGATCGGCGGCGGTTTTGGTTCCACCAAATTTTTTGGCGAGATTGCTGCCCTCAAGGTTTACGACACCGCGCTGACTACCGACCAGGTGCTGGCGGACTACAACAGCCTCCGGGCGGCCTGGCTCGTCGCCCCGGTCCCCGAACCCGCCACCTGCGCCCTGCTCCTCGGCGGCGTTACCGTACTCGCTGCGTTCGCAGGGCGCAATCGTCGCCGCAAACACGATCCTCGCCAATAACCACGGTTGCCCTGTCCCTGCGGTCTGTGTGCGTTGTTGCCTTGTCGGCCAGCGGGCCAGGTGCCCGCTGGCCGGAAACACCTGTCAGCTTCTCTTCCAAAATGAAACCCTTCCCCAAGCCTGCCTCCACCACATCCGGCTTCACCCTGATCGAACTCCTCACGGTCATCGCCATCATCGGCATTCTGGCGTCGTTGAGTTTTGTCGGTATCCGAAGCGCACGACAAGCTGCGGCCAACGCACGCTGCCTCTCCCACCTCCGCCAGATCGGCGTCGCCTTCGCCACCTGGTCCACCGAAAACAAGGACCAGGCTATCGTCTCCTGGGAAACCGAAGGCAAGTTATGGATGCAACTCGTCGCCCCCTACGTCGGAGGCATACCCGGCAACAAAATCTGGGTATGCACCGCTCAACGACACGATCCCGCTATTTCTACCGACCTCTGGCCGGGCCCTCCTTTTGCCGGCTTCACCACTCCTGTTGATTACGCACAAAATACCTGTGCCGCCAGTGCCCCCGGCGGCATCCCCAGGAATCCCAAACCCGTTTATTCGGCGTCCACCCCGCTATCCAGAATCGTTTGTCTGACCGAAGGCCGTAACACGTTCTGGAACGAAGGTTCCTGGAGCACGCAGGTTGTTCCCTATTCCGGCGCCCACAATTCCGGCACCAATGTCCTCTTCCTCGATTACCATGTGAAGACCGTCAAGGAGATCACGTTCCAGAAAGTCTGGGACGCCACGCTCTGACCTTTTCCTCCTCTGTCATGCCCGCCAAACGCCACATTCACACCCGCACCGGAACAGTCATCCTCGCTATTGCCGCCCTTGTCGCGGCGGTATCCATTACTGCCGTCACCAACGCCGACACACTGTCACCATCGGCCGATGCGGGATCCGCCGCGCTTCTCCTCAGTGGATTCGAAGCGCCTCTCGAAAATGACTGGGCGCTCAATCCCGCGGCCCCCGCGCTCTCACCCGAAACCCGCCCCGAATTTATCAAGGAAGGCAAAACCTCCGCGCGCTGGGAAAACCTCCCGATGCATTCGTGGCTCAACCTCAAACCCGGAAACCCTCCCGCCGACTGGTCCGCTTACGAAGCCATTTCCATCTGGATCAATGCCGAAAAAGCCAACGGACAAGTCATCAACTTCACCGCCGGTTCATCCGGCACCAACGGCGAAGGCGACTACTTCATTGCGCAGGTCACCGTGGACTGGACCGGCTGGAAACAGGTCATCATCCCCCTTGAACGTTTTATCAGGAACCGGAGTCCCAAAGGCTGGAACGCCATCACCGGCTTCCAGATCGCCGCCAAAGGATGGGGCGGCGTGCAAGCTCTGCCCGATACCGTCCTCTGGCTCGACCACTTGCAACTCATCCGCCGCTAATCCTCCGCTCTCATCTGCCATCACGCATTCCGCACGCACCTCTGCCATGCACGCTCCGACTCGCCTCCGGTTTTCCCGGCCAATCACCATCCTGTCCTCCCTGCTCTCCGTCGTGCTGGCGTCCGCATTACATGCCCAGCTCAACACGAAGGAGGATGGCGGTGCGGCCGTTTATGCTGCCACCGCCACCTCTGCTCCCCGTCCGGCCGGAAGCCTCGTCAGTCCCGCTATCGCCGCCCGTTTCCCGCTCGCGCAACAAGCCCGCATTCACGTTCTCGGCGGCGCTGTCCGCGGTTTCGGCATGCTCGCCCGTTACCCCGAAAACCGGCCTCCCTCCGAAATCGTCGTTGCGCGAAAGACCACTCCCGGCGGGCAAGAACCCTTCACCCCCGTGGCGCTCGTCCGGGTTTTCGATCCGGCCGGCAACCTCGTGGCGGTCGAAGAATTCACCGACCAGGCCACTCCGCTCGAAATCCGCACGCTGAAAATCTCATCCTCCGGCGCCGCGACCACGGCCGGCGCCCAAAAACTCTCCGCCAACGGCATCTGGCGCGTCTCCTTTTCCGGAGGGCGCTCCGATGACATCGTCGAAATCCGCCTTCCCCGCACCGACATATGGGGTGTGCGCGGAGAAATGTCGCTTGGCCTGACTGATGCCGGCACCTCCCTCCCTCCCCCTTTTCCCGTCGCCGCGGACGGCATGATGCACGCCTGGCTCTGGGCTCCTCCTCCGGCCAGCGAACTCCTCATCGGTATTGAAACCGGCAGTACAGACGGCATCGAGCTTCGGGATTCGTCCGGTTCTGCCTCGCTCGCCACTCCCGAAAACGATCCAGCCGGCCGCGCCGGCCGCCTGCTCCTCTCCGCCCGGTCCGGGAAACCGCTTCCGCTCTCTGTCGCCGGTCAGACCGTTCGCCTGTCGCTGCCCCGCGGATGGGCTGGCACCCTTGTCGTCGACGGAGCCCCCGGCCTCCTCTGCCCCACCCCCGAAGCCGCCGCTCTTCTCAAAGGCGGCATGGTCGA harbors:
- a CDS encoding N-terminal cleavage protein; translated protein: MKPFPKPASTTSGFTLIELLTVIAIIGILASLSFVGIRSARQAAANARCLSHLRQIGVAFATWSTENKDQAIVSWETEGKLWMQLVAPYVGGIPGNKIWVCTAQRHDPAISTDLWPGPPFAGFTTPVDYAQNTCAASAPGGIPRNPKPVYSASTPLSRIVCLTEGRNTFWNEGSWSTQVVPYSGAHNSGTNVLFLDYHVKTVKEITFQKVWDATL
- a CDS encoding sugar-binding protein, whose translation is MPAKRHIHTRTGTVILAIAALVAAVSITAVTNADTLSPSADAGSAALLLSGFEAPLENDWALNPAAPALSPETRPEFIKEGKTSARWENLPMHSWLNLKPGNPPADWSAYEAISIWINAEKANGQVINFTAGSSGTNGEGDYFIAQVTVDWTGWKQVIIPLERFIRNRSPKGWNAITGFQIAAKGWGGVQALPDTVLWLDHLQLIRR